One window of the Zea mays cultivar B73 chromosome 3, Zm-B73-REFERENCE-NAM-5.0, whole genome shotgun sequence genome contains the following:
- the LOC103650710 gene encoding pentatricopeptide repeat-containing protein At2g26790, mitochondrial has translation MSPMILWRWTKCTAECFRRRKPFHCEVACPYSKIAASVQCDDSSGDEKLNFAPDNEPIQKWHRSLSSDSVVQTLRCLRRKPAVAFTYFKDTHSLGFHHDFSTYSEIIQILSHSFQGKMLVSLFREILLGTGSGGPEILPLIDHLRKTCATSHVLSYAVNCLIKAYTTCHDAQETVEMFCCLCRLGFVPTLWARNFLLKFVSQSSGDSHMVVAAYDRMKCFQLTLDAQSLNIVTRSLFQANKADEAFQMWVGMIEMGVKLDVHGFSSFIIGLCDCGKFDLAYNMVRRYAVLQEISQERVPIEAMAYNMVIDGLCKEMKLKEAEKVLEIKTRHGSAPDLYSYSYLIHSHCKMGNLEKAWYHVEDMVSHGIEINCYIVAYLLQCLRKLGMVSEVIVHFQKFRDLGVHLDGVLYNIAMDAYCKLGNMNEAVKLLNEMMAGSLVPDKIHYTCLINGYCLKGETENAWQVFEEMLKANIKPDVVTYNILASGYSRNGLVMKVFDILEHMMDQGLEPNSLTYGIAIAGFCRGGNLSEAEVLFNIVEERGIDNINVLYGSMVCGYLHSGWTDHAYMLFLRVAKQGNMVDRLSCSKLINGLCRDEKVGEASTVCKMMLEKNVVPDVISYSKLISAYCQTRDMHNARLWFHDMVERGLSDVIVYTVLMNGYCKVGRLQEACELFVQMINLGIKPDVVAYTVLLDGHLKETLQQGWQGIAKERRTFFLRTKHKVLLNSMKDMEIEPDVTCYTVLIDGRCKAEYLEEARGLFDEMLAKGLIPDVHTYTALINGYCSQGEIAKAEDLFQEMIAKGMKPDVLSFSVLHKRTLRHEKAH, from the coding sequence ATGTCTCCAATGATCCTGTGGCGGTGGACCAAATGTACTGCTGAATGCTTCAGGCGCAGGAAGCCTTTTCACTGTGAAGTTGCTTGCCCCTACTCTAAGATCGCCGCTTCTGTTCAGTGTGATGACTCAAGTGGTGATGAAAAGCTGAACTTTGCTCCTGATAATGAGCCTATCCAGAAATGGCACCGGTCTTTGAGCTCTGACAGTGTTGTGCAGACACTCCGCTGTTTAAGGAGGAAACCTGCAGTTGCATTCACCTACTTTAAAGATACACATAGCCTTGGTTTTCACCATGACTTCTCAACCTACTCAGAGATCATACAAATTTTGTCCCATTCATTCCAGGGGAAGATGCTGGTATCCTTGTTTCGTGAGATTCTCTTGGGAACTGGTAGTGGTGGCCCTGAAATCTTACCGCTCATTGATCACTTGAGAAAAACATGTGCCACTTCTCACGTACTCTCGTATGCAGTCAATTGCTTAATCAAGGCATACACCACCTGCCACGATGCACAAGAAACAGTAGAGATGTTTTGTTGCCTTTGCAGGCTTGGATTTGTTCCAACACTTTGGGCTCGCAACTTTCTGCTCAAATTTGTATCTCAGAGCAGTGGTGATTCACATATGGTTGTCGCAGCTTATGATCGAATGAAGTGCTTTCAGTTGACACTGGATGCTCAATCATTGAACATAGTCACTAGATCACTTTTTCAAGCAAACAAGGCAGACGAAGCATTCCAAATGTGGGTCGGGATGATTGAAATGGGAGTGAAATTAGATGTACATGGATTCTCATCATTTATAATTGGCCTTTGTGATTGTGGAAAGTTTGATCTAGCTTATAACATGGTAAGAAGATATGCTGTTCTACAAGAGATATCCCAAGAGAGGGTTCCAATTGAAGCCATGGCTTATAATATGGTAATCGATGGACTATGCAAAGAAATGAAACTGAAGGAGGCTGAAAAGGTCTTGGAGATCAAGACCAGACATGGATCTGCCCCTGATCTATATAGCTATAGCTATCTCATTCATAGTCATTGCAAAATGGGTAACCTAGAGAAGGCATGGTATCATGTTGAAGACATGGTATCCCATGGCATTGAGATAAATTGTTACATTGTTGCTTACCTTCTACAGTGCCTCAGGAAGTTAGGCATGGTATCTGAAGTAATTGTGCACTTCCAGAAATTTAGAGATTTAGGGGTCCATCTTGATGGCGTGCTTTATAACATTGCTATGGATGCTTATTGCAAGCTTGGGAACATGAATGAGGCAGTTAAGCTACTGAATGAAATGATGGCTGGAAGTTTGGTACCAGACAAAATCCACTATACATGCCTGATCAATGGTTATTGTCTGAAAGGAGAAACAGAAAATGCCTGGCAAGTATTTGAGGAGATGCTGAAGGCAAATATAAAACCAGATGTAGTTACATATAACATATTGGCCAGTGGATATAGCAGGAATGGCCTTGTTATGAAGGTATTTGACATTCTAGAGCACATGATGGATCAAGGGCTCGAACCTAATTCACTCACCTATGGTATAGCTATTGCTGGTTTTTGTAGAGGAGGCAACTTGAGCGAAGCAGAGGTGCTGTTTAATATAGTAGAAGAAAGAGGGATAGATAATATCAATGTGCTGTACGGTTCTATGGTTTGTGGTTATTTGCACTCAGGCTGGACTGACCATGCTTACATGCTTTTTCTTAGAGTTGCTAAACAAGGAAATATGGTGGATCGTTTGTCATGTTCAAAATTGATAAACGGACTCTGTAGGGATGAAAAGGTTGGAGAGGCTTCAACTGTATGTAAAATGATGCTTGAAAAGAATGTTGTCCCTGATGTAATTTCATATAGCAAACTTATATCAGCTTATTGTCAGACAAGAGATATGCACAATGCTCGCTTATGGTTCCATGATATGGTTGAACGAGGACTTTCTGATGTTATTGTATACACTGTACTGATGAATGGTTATTGCAAGGTTGGTCGGTTGCAAGAAGCATGTGAATTATTTGTCCAAATGATAAATTTAGGAATCAAGCCTGATGTAGTTGCATACACAGTGCTATTGGATGGCCACCTAAAGGAGACCCTACAACAAGGGTGGCAGGGCATCGCTAAGGAAAGGAGGACCTTTTTTCTTAGGACAAAGCATAAGGTGTTGCTGAACTCTATGAAAGATATGGAAATCGAACCTGATGTAACCTGTTACACAGTATTGATTGATGGACGGTGCAAAGCAGAATATCTAGAGGAAGCACGAGGATTGTTTGATGAGATGTTAGCAAAAGGACTTATCCCTGATGTTCACACATACACAGCTCTTATAAATGGATACTGTAGCCAGGGAGAAATAGCTAAGGCTGAAGATCTTTTCCAAGAAATGATAGCTAAGGGAATGAAGCCAGATGTACTGAGCTTTTCAGTATTACATAAGAGAACCTTGAGACATGAAAAGGCTCATTAA
- the LOC109945296 gene encoding uncharacterized protein: MSSRLKLQGASVPEGALSLASWNPVLLQRRVSDSEAANADVARQYSDLEEKHSQGQAELARRCSDLEEKYSQGQTELAQVSASLNDANTLNSALRAQLNSQKEEKHALITSRDNLDRLYRDASNSLTILERSHRFTREELDNHRYKLQESLDDVIRLRQLVSTKDAVIKDLRASKKSVAQELETAQLAVKVAEETSATLRAQRDKAMDKAIRAGRILMRRPGVVVPDDIRADVNAAPDSSSRHSSSVAPEKNIAK; this comes from the exons ATGTCTAGTcggctgaagttgcagggtgcttctgtcccagaaggagctttgtctctggcgAGTTGGAATCCGGTGCTTCTTCAGCGGCGTGTTTCTGACTCAGAGGCGGCAAATGCTG ATGTGGCTCGACAgtattctgatcttgaagaaaaacattctcaaggtcaagCTGAACTGGCCCGACGGTGCTCTgatcttgaggaaaagtattctcaaggtcagactgagctggcccaagtttctgcttctctgaatgatgctaacacgtTGAACTCTGCTCTCCGCGCTCAGCTCAACTCTCAAAAG gaAGAAAAACATGCCCTCATTACTTCTCGCGACAACCTCGACAGGCTATATCGCGAcgctagcaactcgttgaccatcttggagaggagtcatcgcttcactagggaggagttagacaatcatcgttataagctgcaggaatccttggatgacgtgattcgcctcaggcagttggtgtcgaccaaagatgctgttatcaaggatctgcgtgcttccaagaaatccgtcgcccaggagctagagaccgctcagttggctgtcaaggttgctgaagagacttccgctactctgagggcccagcgcgataaagctatggataaagctattcgcgcggggcggattctaatgaggagacctggtgtggttgttcctgacgacataagggctgatgtgaacgctgctcctgattcctcaagtcgccattcttcgtcggttgctcctgagaagaacattgcaaaatag